The following coding sequences are from one Buchnera aphidicola (Nippolachnus piri) window:
- the rpsC gene encoding 30S ribosomal protein S3 yields the protein MGQKVHPNGMRLGIIKSWNSVWFASKREFSNYLESDFQVRNFLMKKLSKASISRIVIERPAKSIRITIYTARPGIVIGKKGEDVDKLRKFIAKMTTVPVLINISEIKKPELDAKLVADNITSQLERRIMFRRAMKRAVQNAMRQGAQGIKVEVSGRLGGAEIARREWYREGRVPLHTLRANIEYNTSEAHTTYGVIGVKVWIFKGEILDGMPLFLNQEKNVGNVKKNLRRSRK from the coding sequence ATGGGTCAAAAAGTACATCCTAATGGTATGCGTTTAGGAATTATAAAATCTTGGAATTCTGTTTGGTTTGCTAGTAAAAGAGAATTTTCTAATTATTTGGAAAGTGATTTTCAAGTACGTAATTTTTTGATGAAGAAATTATCTAAGGCTTCTATTTCTAGAATTGTAATAGAAAGACCAGCTAAAAGTATTCGTATTACTATTTATACTGCACGTCCTGGAATTGTTATTGGAAAAAAAGGAGAAGATGTAGATAAATTAAGAAAATTTATTGCAAAAATGACTACTGTTCCGGTATTAATTAACATTTCTGAAATTAAAAAACCAGAATTAGATGCAAAATTAGTCGCTGATAATATTACTTCTCAGTTAGAGAGACGAATTATGTTTCGTCGAGCGATGAAAAGAGCAGTTCAAAATGCTATGCGGCAGGGAGCTCAAGGAATTAAAGTAGAAGTGAGTGGTCGTTTAGGAGGAGCTGAAATTGCTCGACGTGAATGGTATCGAGAAGGCAGAGTTCCACTACATACTTTACGTGCTAATATTGAATATAATACGTCTGAAGCTCATACTACGTACGGGGTTATAGGAGTTAAAGTTTGGATTTTTAAAGGAGAAATATTAGATGGAATGCCATTATTTTTAAA
- the rplV gene encoding 50S ribosomal protein L22: MSIFAKYKKIRSSPQKMRLIVNIIRGKNALEALKILESINKKSSYILRKLLKSAISNAEHNYSLKLATLFISKIFVDAGPTMKRMLPRAKGRADRILKRTSQITMILSCVK, encoded by the coding sequence ATGTCTATTTTTGCAAAATATAAAAAAATTCGTTCTTCACCTCAAAAAATGAGATTAATTGTAAATATTATACGCGGTAAAAATGCGTTAGAAGCATTAAAAATTTTAGAAAGTATTAATAAAAAGTCATCTTATATATTAAGAAAATTATTAAAATCAGCTATTTCTAATGCAGAACATAATTATTCTTTAAAATTGGCTACTCTTTTTATTTCTAAAATTTTTGTAGATGCAGGCCCTACAATGAAACGTATGTTACCTAGAGCTAAAGGACGTGCAGATAGAATTTTAAAACGTACAAGTCAGATTACTATGATCTTATCTTGTGTAAAGTAA
- the rpsS gene encoding 30S ribosomal protein S19: MPRSLKKGPFIDHHLLKKVKFFLENKEKKPIKTWSRRSTIFPNMIGITILVHNGKFHIPVFITEEMVGHKLGEFSMTRTFRSHSADRKTKKVAK; encoded by the coding sequence ATGCCTCGTTCTTTAAAAAAAGGTCCATTTATAGATCATCATTTATTAAAAAAAGTGAAATTTTTTTTAGAAAATAAAGAAAAAAAACCGATAAAAACTTGGTCTCGTCGTTCTACTATTTTTCCAAATATGATAGGAATTACTATTTTAGTGCACAATGGAAAATTTCATATTCCTGTTTTTATTACTGAAGAGATGGTTGGTCATAAATTAGGTGAATTTTCTATGACTAGGACTTTTAGGAGTCATTCGGCAGATCGAAAAACTAAAAAAGTTGCAAAATAA
- the rplB gene encoding 50S ribosomal protein L2: MTIVHCKPTSPGRRHMIKVTTPNLYKGRPMSSLISSKKKTGGRNNNGRITTRHIGSGHKRYYRKIDFKRIIDNIDAIVQRIEYDPNRSSHIALILYKNGIYKYILAPKNLKIGDVISSGSSVPIKIGNSLPLKNIPVGSIVHNVELKAGKGGQIARSAGSSVQLVSRDSKYATMRLKSGEIRKIHILCRATLGEVGNIEHMLKSYGKAGASRWRGIRPTVRGTAMNPVDHPHGGGEGKNFGKHPVSPWGFQTKGKKTRKNKRTEKFIIRHCRNN, from the coding sequence TTGACTATTGTACATTGTAAACCTACATCACCTGGTCGTCGGCATATGATTAAAGTCACAACACCTAATTTATATAAAGGTCGTCCTATGTCCTCTTTAATTTCTTCTAAAAAAAAAACAGGTGGAAGAAATAATAATGGACGAATTACAACAAGACATATTGGTTCAGGTCATAAGAGATATTATAGAAAAATAGATTTTAAAAGGATAATAGATAATATTGATGCAATTGTACAAAGAATTGAATATGATCCGAATCGGTCTTCTCATATTGCTTTAATATTGTATAAAAATGGAATTTATAAGTATATTTTAGCTCCAAAAAATTTAAAAATAGGAGATGTAATTTCATCTGGTTCTTCTGTTCCTATTAAAATTGGTAATTCTTTACCGTTAAAAAATATTCCAGTTGGTTCTATAGTTCATAATGTAGAATTAAAAGCAGGTAAAGGAGGTCAGATTGCTCGTTCCGCAGGGAGTTCCGTTCAATTAGTATCTCGTGATAGTAAATATGCTACGATGCGTTTAAAATCTGGAGAAATAAGAAAAATTCATATATTATGTCGAGCTACTTTAGGTGAAGTAGGAAATATTGAACATATGTTAAAATCTTATGGAAAAGCAGGGGCTTCTAGATGGCGAGGGATTCGTCCTACTGTACGTGGAACAGCTATGAATCCTGTTGATCATCCGCATGGTGGTGGAGAAGGTAAAAATTTTGGAAAACATCCTGTTAGTCCATGGGGATTTCAAACAAAAGGTAAAAAAACTAGAAAAAATAAACGTACTGAAAAATTTATTATTCGACATTGTCGTAATAATTAG
- the rplW gene encoding 50S ribosomal protein L23 — MINEERLLKVLIMPHISEKSSYNMKKHNIVVLKVLKNATKFEIKTAIQYLFRVTVKKVNTMIMKGKKKKQKNVIYKRSNWKKAYVMLKTGQNLDFMGLN, encoded by the coding sequence ATGATTAATGAAGAACGATTATTAAAGGTATTAATTATGCCTCATATTTCTGAAAAATCTTCATATAATATGAAAAAACATAATATAGTTGTATTAAAAGTTTTAAAAAATGCTACTAAATTTGAAATTAAAACTGCAATACAATATTTATTTCGAGTGACTGTAAAAAAAGTTAATACAATGATTATGAAAGGAAAGAAAAAAAAACAAAAAAATGTTATATATAAAAGAAGTAATTGGAAAAAAGCGTATGTTATGTTAAAAACAGGTCAAAATTTAGATTTTATGGGTTTAAATTAA
- the rplD gene encoding 50S ribosomal protein L4 codes for MDIVLQDTQEKILIKNKKFFKVFNTSLVHQIIVAYLARRRQGSKAQKNRSEVSGSGRKPWRQKGTGRARAGSLRSPLWRSGGVTFASKPRNFIQKINKKMYRGALQNIISELIRQNRLILFEKFYIEEPKTKILLKKLIDLQLKNVLIITLDVDQYLVRASKNLFKVKIITVKNLDPVSLISYPKVLMVKNAFKYLEDFLI; via the coding sequence ATGGATATTGTTTTACAAGATACGCAAGAAAAAATATTAATAAAAAATAAAAAATTTTTTAAAGTTTTTAATACTTCTTTAGTACATCAAATTATTGTAGCTTATTTAGCTAGAAGACGGCAAGGTAGTAAAGCTCAAAAAAATAGATCGGAAGTTTCTGGTTCTGGTCGGAAACCATGGCGTCAAAAAGGAACAGGAAGAGCGCGAGCAGGATCTTTACGTAGTCCTTTATGGAGATCGGGTGGTGTAACTTTTGCTTCTAAACCTAGAAATTTTATACAAAAAATTAATAAGAAAATGTATCGTGGTGCTTTACAGAATATTATTTCTGAATTAATTAGACAGAATAGATTAATTTTATTTGAAAAATTTTATATTGAAGAACCGAAAACTAAAATTTTATTAAAGAAATTAATAGATTTACAGTTAAAAAATGTCTTAATTATAACTTTAGATGTTGATCAATATTTAGTACGCGCTTCTAAAAATTTATTTAAAGTTAAAATTATTACTGTAAAGAATTTAGATCCAGTTAGTTTAATTTCATATCCTAAAGTACTAATGGTAAAAAATGCTTTTAAATATCTTGAGGACTTTTTAATATGA
- the rplC gene encoding 50S ribosomal protein L3 → MMGLIGRKIGMTRIFIENGSSIPITVIKIKKNVITNIKSMKKNLYTAIQVTTGVKKVQRIKKPEAGYFLKLGLRVGCGLWEFRCEDIKNFYIGQELSVKYFSNLKLVDITGISKGKGFSGTVKRWNFSMQDATHGNSLSHRVPGSIGQNQTPGRVFKGKKMSGHLGNMQVTIQSLKLIKIDIKNNLIFVKGSVPGAVNGYLKIRPSIKV, encoded by the coding sequence ATGATGGGTTTAATAGGAAGAAAGATTGGTATGACTAGAATTTTTATTGAAAATGGTAGTTCAATACCTATTACTGTTATTAAAATAAAAAAAAATGTGATTACTAATATTAAAAGTATGAAAAAAAATTTATATACTGCGATTCAAGTCACAACTGGTGTGAAAAAAGTTCAACGTATTAAAAAACCAGAAGCTGGTTATTTTTTGAAATTAGGATTAAGAGTAGGTTGTGGGTTGTGGGAATTTCGATGTGAGGATATTAAAAATTTTTATATAGGACAGGAATTATCTGTAAAATATTTTTCAAATTTAAAGTTGGTAGATATTACGGGTATTTCAAAAGGTAAAGGTTTTAGTGGAACCGTAAAACGTTGGAATTTTAGTATGCAAGATGCTACACATGGAAATTCTTTATCTCACAGAGTTCCTGGATCTATTGGGCAAAATCAGACGCCAGGCAGAGTTTTTAAAGGAAAAAAAATGTCTGGTCATTTAGGAAATATGCAAGTTACTATACAAAGTTTAAAATTAATAAAAATTGATATTAAAAATAATTTAATTTTTGTAAAAGGTAGTGTACCAGGGGCAGTTAATGGATATTTAAAAATTCGTCCTTCAATAAAAGTATAA
- the rpsJ gene encoding 30S ribosomal protein S10: MQNQRIRIKLKAFDHRLIDQSTVEIVETAKRTGAQVRGPIPLPTRKERYTILVSPHVNKDARDQYEIRTHKRLIDIVTPTEKTVDALMRLDLAAGVDVQISLG, from the coding sequence ATGCAAAATCAAAGAATACGTATTAAATTAAAAGCATTTGATCATCGTTTAATTGATCAATCTACAGTTGAGATAGTTGAAACTGCTAAAAGAACAGGAGCGCAAGTTCGTGGTCCTATTCCATTGCCTACACGAAAAGAAAGGTATACTATTTTAGTTTCTCCACATGTAAATAAAGATGCTCGTGATCAATATGAAATTAGAACTCATAAACGTTTGATAGATATAGTTACACCAACTGAGAAAACCGTAGACGCTTTAATGCGTTTAGATCTTGCTGCAGGTGTAGATGTTCAAATTAGTTTAGGGTAA
- the tuf gene encoding elongation factor Tu, translated as MSKKKFERIKPHINVGTIGHVDHGKTTLTAAITTVLSKKFGGLACAFDQIDNAPEEKARGITINTSHVEYDTELRHYAHVDCPGHADYIKNMITGAAQMDGAILVVAATDGPMPQTREHILLGRQVGVPHIIVFLNKCDMVDDEELLELVEMEVRDLLTQYDFPGDDIPIVRGSALKALEGDKVWENKILELSHLLDTYIPIPKRAIEDPFLLPIEDVFSISGRGTVVTGRVERGIIHVGEEVEIVGVRNTVKTICTGVEMFRKLLDEGRAGENVGILLRGTKREEIERGQVLAKPGTIKPHSKFESEVYILSKEEGGRHTPFFKGYRPQFYFRTTDVTGSITLPEKVEMVMPGDNIKMSVKLIHPIAMAEGLRFAIREGGRTVGAGIVTKVII; from the coding sequence GTGTCTAAAAAAAAGTTTGAGCGTATTAAACCTCATATTAATGTAGGAACAATTGGTCATGTTGATCATGGAAAAACGACTTTAACAGCAGCTATTACAACTGTTTTGTCAAAAAAATTTGGTGGTTTAGCTTGTGCATTTGATCAAATTGATAATGCTCCAGAAGAAAAAGCTCGTGGTATTACAATTAATACGTCTCATGTTGAATATGATACTGAATTACGTCATTATGCTCATGTCGATTGCCCTGGTCATGCTGATTATATTAAAAATATGATTACAGGAGCTGCTCAAATGGATGGAGCTATTTTAGTAGTTGCAGCTACAGATGGTCCTATGCCTCAAACTCGTGAACATATTTTATTAGGAAGGCAAGTAGGTGTTCCTCATATTATTGTTTTTCTTAATAAATGCGATATGGTAGATGATGAAGAATTATTAGAATTAGTTGAAATGGAAGTACGTGATCTTTTAACTCAATATGATTTTCCTGGTGATGATATTCCTATAGTTCGAGGGTCAGCTTTAAAAGCTTTAGAAGGTGATAAAGTATGGGAAAATAAAATTTTAGAGTTATCTCATTTATTAGATACTTATATTCCAATTCCTAAACGAGCAATTGAAGATCCTTTTTTATTACCAATTGAAGACGTTTTTTCGATTTCAGGTCGCGGTACTGTAGTAACTGGTAGAGTAGAGCGTGGAATTATTCATGTGGGTGAAGAAGTTGAAATTGTAGGAGTCCGTAATACTGTAAAAACAATTTGTACTGGTGTAGAAATGTTTCGTAAATTATTAGATGAAGGACGTGCAGGAGAAAATGTAGGAATTTTATTAAGAGGTACTAAAAGAGAAGAGATAGAACGTGGTCAAGTATTAGCTAAACCTGGTACTATTAAACCGCATAGTAAATTTGAATCAGAGGTATACATTTTATCGAAAGAAGAAGGAGGTAGACATACTCCTTTTTTTAAAGGATATCGTCCTCAATTTTATTTTAGAACTACAGATGTAACAGGATCTATTACATTACCTGAAAAAGTAGAAATGGTAATGCCAGGAGATAATATTAAAATGTCAGTTAAATTAATACATCCTATTGCTATGGCGGAAGGTTTAAGATTTGCAATTCGTGAAGGGGGTCGTACTGTTGGTGCGGGTATTGTAACTAAAGTAATAATTTAA
- the fusA gene encoding elongation factor G, with product MVRKTLITQYRNIGISAHIDAGKTTTTERILLYTGVNHKIGEVHDGTATMDWMVQEQERGITITSAATTTFWSGMYKQFSAHKINIIDTPGHVDFTIEVERSMRILDGVVMIYCAVGGVQPQSETVWRQANKYNVPRIAFINKMDRMGANFFSVVKQIKLCLHTLAIPIQLPIGTEEKFVGVIDLIKMKAIRWCETDHGMTFQYSDIPKFLEKKAQKWHINLIEAAVEFDENLMSKYLNNQILSEEEIKKSLRSGVLKNKITLITCGSAFKNKGVQTLLDAIIDFLPSPQDVPSIQGYSKDNKKDLILRNSSDEQPFSALAFKIASDPFVGNLTFFRVYSGIVHSGDTVLNSGKLHKERFGRIVQMHANKREEIKEVRAGDIAAAIGLKNVSTGDTLCDLENSIILEKMDFPEPVISIAVEPKTKIDQEKMGLSLNRLAKEDPSFRVYTDRESNQTIISGMGELHLEIIIDRMKREFGVEANIGTPQVAYRETIKTKILGIEGKHIKQSGGRGQYGHVVLDLFPRSKEESSYTFINDIKGGSIPSEYIPAINKGIQEQLKSGPLAGYPVVDVVIRLYYGSFHDVDSSELAFKLAASYAFKNAFKKATPILLEPIMKVEIETPQNYMGDVIGDINRRRGIIEGMSNDIIGDKKIQAIIPLSEMFGYATDLRSQTQGRASYSMEFLKYSEIPKILSEKIIELRKK from the coding sequence ATGGTTCGTAAAACGCTTATTACTCAATATCGGAATATTGGAATTAGTGCTCATATTGATGCCGGTAAAACTACTACTACCGAAAGGATTTTATTATATACAGGAGTAAACCATAAAATTGGAGAAGTTCATGATGGTACTGCTACAATGGATTGGATGGTTCAAGAACAAGAGCGCGGTATTACTATTACTTCTGCAGCTACTACAACGTTTTGGTCTGGAATGTATAAACAATTTTCAGCACATAAAATTAATATTATTGATACTCCTGGTCACGTTGATTTTACTATAGAAGTAGAACGTTCTATGCGTATTTTAGATGGTGTAGTTATGATTTATTGCGCTGTTGGAGGTGTACAACCTCAATCAGAAACTGTTTGGAGACAGGCTAATAAATATAATGTTCCTCGTATTGCTTTTATTAATAAAATGGATCGTATGGGTGCTAATTTTTTTTCTGTAGTTAAACAAATTAAACTTTGTTTACATACTTTAGCTATCCCTATACAACTGCCAATAGGTACTGAAGAAAAATTTGTTGGAGTAATAGATTTAATTAAAATGAAAGCAATTAGATGGTGTGAAACTGATCATGGAATGACTTTTCAATATTCTGATATTCCAAAATTTTTAGAAAAAAAAGCGCAGAAATGGCATATAAATTTAATTGAAGCAGCAGTAGAATTTGATGAAAATTTAATGTCGAAATATTTAAATAATCAAATTCTTTCAGAAGAAGAAATTAAAAAAAGTTTAAGATCTGGAGTTTTAAAAAATAAAATAACTTTAATTACTTGTGGGTCTGCGTTTAAAAATAAAGGTGTGCAGACGTTATTAGATGCTATTATAGATTTTTTACCATCTCCACAAGATGTACCTTCGATTCAAGGATATTCAAAAGATAATAAAAAAGATTTAATTTTAAGAAATTCTTCTGATGAACAACCTTTTTCTGCTTTAGCGTTTAAAATTGCTAGCGATCCTTTTGTTGGGAATTTAACTTTTTTCCGTGTATACTCAGGAATTGTTCATTCGGGAGATACTGTTTTAAATTCAGGTAAATTACATAAAGAAAGATTTGGACGAATTGTTCAAATGCATGCAAATAAACGTGAAGAAATTAAAGAAGTAAGAGCAGGAGATATTGCTGCAGCTATTGGTTTAAAAAATGTTAGTACTGGTGATACATTATGTGATTTAGAAAATTCTATTATTTTAGAAAAAATGGATTTTCCTGAACCTGTGATTTCTATAGCTGTTGAACCTAAAACTAAAATTGATCAAGAAAAAATGGGATTGTCTTTAAATCGATTAGCTAAGGAAGATCCCTCTTTTCGTGTATATACAGATAGAGAATCTAATCAAACTATTATTTCTGGAATGGGAGAGTTACATTTAGAAATTATTATAGATCGTATGAAACGTGAATTTGGTGTGGAAGCAAATATTGGAACACCTCAGGTGGCATATAGAGAAACTATTAAAACTAAAATTTTAGGGATTGAAGGTAAACATATTAAACAATCAGGTGGTCGAGGGCAATATGGTCATGTTGTATTAGATTTATTTCCTAGATCAAAAGAAGAATCTAGTTATACTTTTATTAATGATATTAAAGGTGGGTCTATTCCTAGTGAGTATATTCCAGCAATTAATAAAGGGATTCAAGAACAATTAAAATCTGGACCTTTAGCAGGTTATCCTGTAGTTGATGTTGTAATACGTTTATATTATGGGTCTTTTCATGATGTAGATTCATCAGAATTAGCATTTAAGTTAGCAGCTTCATATGCTTTTAAAAACGCTTTTAAAAAAGCTACTCCTATTTTATTAGAACCGATCATGAAAGTAGAAATTGAAACTCCTCAAAATTATATGGGAGATGTTATTGGAGATATTAATCGTCGCCGAGGAATAATAGAAGGAATGTCAAATGATATCATAGGTGATAAAAAAATACAAGCGATTATTCCTTTATCTGAAATGTTTGGTTATGCGACAGATTTAAGATCTCAAACACAAGGAAGAGCATCATATTCTATGGAATTTTTAAAATATTCGGAAATTCCAAAAATTTTATCTGAAAAAATTATAGAATTGAGAAAAAAATAA
- the rpsG gene encoding 30S ribosomal protein S7 — MPRRRIIGNRKILSDPKFKSELLAKFINILMMDGKKSIAEYIVYTALKNVSKKIHKKELESFDLALENVKPLVEVKSRRVGGSTYQVPVEVRPIRRNTLAMRWIILAARKRHDKSMFLKLTYELLDAIENKGAAVKKKEEVHKMAEANKAFAHYRW, encoded by the coding sequence ATGCCTCGTCGTCGTATTATTGGAAATAGAAAAATTTTATCTGATCCTAAATTTAAATCAGAGTTGTTGGCAAAATTTATTAATATTTTAATGATGGATGGTAAAAAGTCTATAGCTGAATATATTGTATATACTGCATTAAAAAATGTTTCTAAAAAAATACATAAAAAAGAATTAGAAAGTTTTGATTTAGCATTAGAAAATGTTAAACCATTAGTAGAAGTTAAATCTCGTCGTGTTGGAGGATCTACTTATCAAGTTCCAGTTGAAGTACGTCCAATTCGTAGGAATACTTTAGCAATGCGATGGATTATCTTGGCTGCAAGGAAACGACATGATAAATCTATGTTTTTAAAATTAACTTATGAATTATTAGATGCGATTGAAAATAAAGGAGCTGCTGTAAAAAAAAAAGAAGAAGTACATAAAATGGCTGAAGCAAATAAAGCTTTTGCGCATTATCGATGGTAA
- the rpsL gene encoding 30S ribosomal protein S12, which translates to MSTINQLVRKFRKQKNSKSNVPALSQSPQKRGVCIRVYTTTPKKPNSALRKVCRVRLTNGLEVTAYIGGEGHNLQEHSVILIRGGRVKDLPGVRYHIVRGALDCAGVKDRKKSRSKYGVKKPKI; encoded by the coding sequence ATGTCTACTATTAATCAATTAGTTAGAAAATTTCGAAAACAAAAAAATAGTAAAAGTAATGTTCCAGCATTATCACAATCTCCTCAAAAAAGAGGAGTGTGTATTCGTGTATATACTACGACTCCTAAAAAACCAAATTCAGCTTTACGGAAAGTTTGTCGGGTAAGATTAACGAATGGATTAGAAGTAACTGCATATATTGGAGGGGAAGGACATAATTTACAAGAACATTCTGTGATTTTAATACGAGGAGGTCGTGTTAAAGATTTGCCTGGAGTTAGATATCATATTGTTCGAGGTGCTTTAGATTGCGCCGGTGTAAAAGATCGTAAAAAAAGTCGTTCAAAATATGGTGTTAAAAAACCAAAAATATAA
- the tusB gene encoding sulfurtransferase complex subunit TusB, translated as MLHILLSSPFQISINSLKIFSRVSDELLCIQDGVILGLKDNILREKIEKFFKKVYFLQEDLKTRGLLKFVFFDIKIINFLEFVTLTEKHKINMTW; from the coding sequence ATGTTACATATTTTATTAAGTTCTCCATTTCAAATTTCTATAAATTCTTTAAAAATTTTTTCACGGGTTTCTGATGAGTTACTCTGTATACAAGATGGAGTTATTTTAGGGCTTAAAGATAATATATTAAGAGAAAAAATAGAAAAATTTTTTAAAAAAGTTTATTTTTTACAAGAAGATTTAAAAACTAGAGGATTATTAAAATTTGTATTTTTTGATATTAAAATTATAAATTTTTTAGAATTTGTTACATTAACTGAAAAACATAAAATTAATATGACGTGGTAA
- the tusC gene encoding sulfurtransferase complex subunit TusC produces MKKSIAFVFSNSPYGKYISCEGINIILSLAIGIKNIGIFFIEDGILQLLKSQKPEIFFLNNYVFLFKILPTFNICNFFFCLQSSQERGIYNDKNFIIKGSFLKENEIKEKIHQFDIIFKW; encoded by the coding sequence ATGAAAAAATCAATAGCATTTGTTTTCTCTAATTCTCCATATGGGAAATATATTAGTTGTGAAGGTATAAATATAATTTTGTCTTTGGCGATAGGTATTAAAAATATTGGAATTTTTTTTATTGAAGATGGAATTTTACAATTATTAAAATCTCAAAAACCTGAAATTTTTTTTTTAAATAATTATGTTTTTTTATTTAAGATTTTACCTACATTTAATATTTGTAATTTTTTTTTTTGTTTGCAATCTTCTCAAGAACGCGGTATTTATAATGATAAAAATTTTATTATTAAAGGAAGTTTTTTAAAAGAAAACGAAATAAAAGAAAAAATTCATCAATTTGATATTATATTTAAATGGTAA
- the tusD gene encoding sulfurtransferase complex subunit TusD, translated as MKYILTVSGPPYGTQNANSALLFAHSVILKKHTLRSIFFYSSGVYHSNSMIFPSKDELNFLKKWSNLFLIYQVNLYVCVNSAYQRGILPKKIALKLGFLEGNFSKFFKLVGLSVLSFEIQKCDRFLQF; from the coding sequence ATGAAATATATTTTAACTGTTTCTGGCCCTCCATATGGTACTCAAAATGCAAATTCTGCATTATTATTTGCCCATTCTGTAATCTTGAAGAAACATACGTTAAGGAGTATTTTTTTTTATTCTTCTGGAGTATATCATTCCAATAGTATGATTTTTCCATCGAAAGATGAATTAAATTTTTTAAAAAAATGGTCAAATTTATTTTTAATTTATCAGGTAAATTTGTATGTATGTGTAAATTCTGCTTATCAACGAGGAATTTTACCCAAAAAAATAGCATTAAAATTAGGTTTTTTAGAAGGAAATTTTTCAAAATTTTTTAAATTGGTAGGTTTAAGCGTGTTATCTTTTGAAATTCAGAAATGTGATCGTTTTTTACAATTTTAA
- a CDS encoding FKBP-type peptidyl-prolyl cis-trans isomerase, which yields MYYLKVILGIFLISLSFQNFVYASEIQKNIIKKDIPEYNMLPEVHTSEDKMLYSVGVSFGQMIVNFLHQSLYKKIITKPFIVYMGLWDALLHTVKFSQEEIKDFLQIFSEKVEVENKNLEEILEKKLLKLDKKYLQQFLKNKNVKISTSGILYQIKKVGTGSNINSDSKLVVHYKGFLVDGTEFDNSYKNGGPLQLTLNQIIPVWKESIQLLKKGGKIILVIPSNLSNKMIRIPGIPASATLIFEIEVLDVL from the coding sequence ATGTATTATTTAAAAGTAATTTTAGGTATTTTTTTAATATCTTTAAGTTTTCAAAATTTTGTTTATGCTTCAGAAATACAAAAAAATATTATAAAAAAAGATATTCCTGAATATAATATGTTACCAGAAGTACATACATCTGAAGATAAAATGTTGTATTCTGTAGGAGTATCTTTTGGGCAAATGATTGTAAATTTTTTACATCAATCTTTATACAAAAAAATTATTACTAAACCTTTTATAGTATATATGGGTTTATGGGATGCGTTATTACATACCGTTAAATTTTCTCAAGAAGAAATTAAAGATTTTTTACAAATTTTTTCAGAAAAAGTTGAAGTTGAAAATAAAAATTTAGAAGAAATTTTGGAAAAAAAACTTTTAAAATTAGATAAAAAATATTTACAGCAATTCTTAAAGAACAAAAATGTAAAAATAAGTACATCAGGAATTTTATATCAGATCAAAAAAGTTGGAACAGGCTCTAATATTAATTCAGATTCAAAATTAGTAGTACATTATAAAGGTTTTTTAGTAGATGGTACAGAATTTGATAATTCTTATAAAAATGGTGGCCCTCTTCAGTTAACTTTAAATCAAATTATTCCTGTTTGGAAAGAAAGTATTCAATTATTAAAAAAAGGTGGAAAAATTATTTTAGTAATACCATCAAATTTATCTAATAAAATGATTAGAATTCCTGGTATTCCTGCATCTGCAACTTTAATTTTTGAAATTGAAGTATTAGATGTTTTATAG